In the genome of Limnothrix sp. FACHB-406, the window GGCTGGTGACTCCCAAGCGCTGGGCCAAGCCAATCACCTCATCCAGCCCCACCGCTTCGGCCACCCGCAGGGCGATCGGGTTTTCGGACAGGGCCACGCCGCTGACCATGTTCAGGGAACCACTGCCCGATCGACAGCCTCGAAACCGTTGCCCCATCCAATTCACGGGGGCGCAACTGTAGGCGGTGTTGGGGCTGATGCCTTTTTCCAGGGCGGCCGCATAGGCAAATAGCTTGAAGGTGGAGCCGGGCTGGCGCAGGCCGTTGGCGGCGCGGTTAAATTGGCTGTCTTCAAAGCTGCGGCCGCCACTCATGGCCAGAATGGCCCCATCGGTGGGGTCGATCGCCACGATCGCCCCTTGACTGACTCCGGCCCGGCCGCCCTGGGCATCAATGAACTGTTGCAGGGCCCGATCAGCTTCGGTCTGGGCTGCTAAGTTCAAGCGGGTTTCAATTAAGAAATTGCCTTCGCGGGCCACGCCGGAACCAAAAAGCTGCTCCAATTCCTCAAAAACGTAGTTGAAGAAGTAGGGCGCACGGGTCGATCGCAAAATTTCCCGTGCTCGGGGACTCACCTCCACGCGCGATCGCCGGGCCCGCTTGAACTCCTCCAGGGTGACAGCGCCCTGATCCAACATCCGCTGCAAGACCAGATCTCGCCGTTGCACCGCTGTTTTGTAATTGCGGGCCGGGTTCCAGCGATTGGGGGCCGGCAAAATGCCCACCAGCATCGCCGCTTCGCCCAGGTCTAGATCCCGTGCGGATTTTTCAAAATAAAATCGAGCGGCATCCTCAAAGCCGGCCAAGTTGCCACCCAAGAACACTTGGTTCATGTAGGCCAGCAGCAACCGATCTTTGCCATAGAAACTTTCCAGCTTCAGGGCCACAATCGCCTCTTTGATTTTGCGACCGGCGGAATTGTCTGACCCCACATAATCCCGGTAAAGGGTGCGGGCCAGTTGCTGGGAAAGGGTGCTGGCTCCCTGTTGCAATTCCCCTTCCCGCGCGTTCACCACCAAGGCCCGCAAAATCCCGATCGGGTCAACGCCAAAGTGCCAGTAGTAGCGTGCATCCTCCGAAGCCAGCAATGCTTTTTTGAGGTAGGGCGAAAATTCTCCCAGGTTCTTGGCTTCCTGGTGGGCCCGCCGCTCGATCGCCTGGAGCGGTTGCCCATCCCCCGCCACCACAATCACCGGGCCGCGCTGGGCCTGGGGCAGGGGCAAAATCTGAATGTCCTGCCATTGCCAAATCACCGCCAAACTCACCAGCCCGATCGCCCCGGCTAACCCCGACAGGCCATAGCGCAGGACTTGCACCAAGGGCGTTGGCGGATCCACATATTGCAGCCGCACCGAGTCCGCCAACTCCGGCGGCCCCAACACGACCATTTCCCGGTGGCGCAAAATTTGCCCATTGATCCGTTTCTTGCCGCTGAATGTGCCGTTGGTGGAATCGCGGTCTTCAATGGCAAAGGTGCTGCCCAAAAAACTGGGAACCCGCCGCAAGCCCGCGTGGGTGGTGCTGACCACGGGGCTGTTGAGGGGGATGTCGTTGGCCTTGCTCGATCGCCCCAAAAGGTAATAGTCCCCCAACAGGGGATAGTCTCGGGGTGCGCTGCCCGCCTCATAGATCACGATGCGGGGCGGGTTGGCATTAGCCGCCAATTTCAGCCGGGCCAATTGCACCCGCGAAAGCTGGGTCACCGTTTGGCGCAGGCGGCCCAGGATGGTTTTGGCGGGTTGAGGCGGAGGCGGCGTAGGATTTGGGCCCATAGGGCGATCGGGATCAAAACGACAGAATGGCCATCATTATTTCAACACGATCCTAGGAAAGCGCGTAGCGATCGCCGGCCA includes:
- a CDS encoding transglycosylase domain-containing protein → MGPNPTPPPPQPAKTILGRLRQTVTQLSRVQLARLKLAANANPPRIVIYEAGSAPRDYPLLGDYYLLGRSSKANDIPLNSPVVSTTHAGLRRVPSFLGSTFAIEDRDSTNGTFSGKKRINGQILRHREMVVLGPPELADSVRLQYVDPPTPLVQVLRYGLSGLAGAIGLVSLAVIWQWQDIQILPLPQAQRGPVIVVAGDGQPLQAIERRAHQEAKNLGEFSPYLKKALLASEDARYYWHFGVDPIGILRALVVNAREGELQQGASTLSQQLARTLYRDYVGSDNSAGRKIKEAIVALKLESFYGKDRLLLAYMNQVFLGGNLAGFEDAARFYFEKSARDLDLGEAAMLVGILPAPNRWNPARNYKTAVQRRDLVLQRMLDQGAVTLEEFKRARRSRVEVSPRAREILRSTRAPYFFNYVFEELEQLFGSGVAREGNFLIETRLNLAAQTEADRALQQFIDAQGGRAGVSQGAIVAIDPTDGAILAMSGGRSFEDSQFNRAANGLRQPGSTFKLFAYAAALEKGISPNTAYSCAPVNWMGQRFRGCRSGSGSLNMVSGVALSENPIALRVAEAVGLDEVIGLAQRLGVTSPLRKTPGLVLGESEATLLQMTGAFAAVANNGRFNHAKAITRVLDTSDCTDPQNLQTCRVMYDAQADQPGANQPVLSPQVAQTMTDLLRGVVVQGTGRSAANVPGAVGKTGTTDDSADLWFIGYVPGRNLTAGVWLGNDTRKPTDGNSGQAAAVWGNFVSRLLP